AGAGCATTATTTAGATAGTTCCTTGTCTTTATCCAGATAGTTCCTTGTCTTTATCCAGAATGTCGACCATAAAATATAAAGAAGTGAAATGGGTCAGAAGAATAACCTGCTCCAACTGCCTTACACATTAAGGGTCAACGGAAATGACATTGACTTCTTTCAAAGCACACAAACATAAAACACACTGCAACAAAATTACAAAGAGAATATTCAAATTATTGCTCATTCCTTATGACATCCCAATAGGTTGcttcatatatatacagtatcATAAGTACCCCATCCTAAACATTAATTTCCCTTTTTGCCATGGACCTTTTATAAGCTTTCAAATTTTTGTCAAAAATTTTTGTCAAAAATTTGAAGGTGACCCATAGGTTGCTTCAAATTTTTGTCAAAAATTTGGGGTTGAGAAACAGGTTTTAAAGGTGATGAACGTTGCATTGTTAGTTTCGGTTTTACAATTCAAGTAAGGACTTTGCAATGGTGGACTGTGCCACCTTCTTGTAGGAGGTGACAAATTGCATTCTTGATGAATAGTATATACAGAATCGAATATATCGACAGTACTAGATCACTACAAGAATTGTGGCTTTGACTTTTTTAATCAAAGTCTCGATTTTTAGTCGTTTAGTGGCTTTTAGGGACCACTTTGGTGTCGTCCCAAAACTTTCGTCACCAAAAACCAACATTCTTGTAGTGAATCTTTTGGGTGATGACATACATCAGCaatattttatgataataataataataataagcttattttattattagagaCGAATAAAACTCTAATCTATTAAATCGTTCTTTGAATGTGATTACTCTATGCAGGTGTGGAAACGTGTTTATATAAAAGCGGGCTTGCATAAACAACCCTCTGATTGGAATATGATTTTAAATCGTTTGCTTCCAAGAGCTCGCAAAAAATCTATGAAAAATGTTCTTGACAAGCTTCTTCTTGCGGCATCAGTTTACTTTCTATGGCAAGAATGAAACGCCAGGCTTTTCATGAATATCTCAAGAACTGTGAATGGGGTGGCCGAGATAATCTTAACTTTCAGATACAAGAGAAGTGCCAATGTCGAAAGGTTTCTAGCTATATGGGACCTTCCAGTGTTATTAGCTGAGTCTAATTAAACTTTGTATGagtcattttattttatctagCATTGGTTAGGGCTATGGCTTTTTTCTGATTCATTGTATTGCACTATGGTGCATGGACGTTTTGTAAGTCAACTAGCATTATGCTATGTTGCCTGTTTTTTTTGCTATAAATGAAAATCGAACCAGGGTAATCCCTTttacccaaaagaaaaaaactcctATTCTTTTTAATTCAATATTAGAGATAACAtcaacatattaaataaaattcttCCAATATTTTAAGATTATCTTATATTCCAAAAAAGAGTCCATATATAATAGGAAAAGATTGGCAcaatatcctatatatataagccTTGCAAAACCCTATATTTAACCCTACACTTTATATACGAAAAATATTGGCACGCTAAAAAACACGTTCGTACATACGTAATCGATCGAATCCCCTAAGAAGATGAGTGGGGAAAGCTGCGCTAAGAAAATATCATCCAAAACCAACACCGTACGTAATCGATCAaattcctttttctttattgcgtgcctctttttttttttttggttattattatatattcttGTTGTATGTAGCAGTGTCATAAGTTTATAAATGATGATAAATAAGGAGAATTTTATGAACTGCATGCTGCAGGTTGCCACAAGAATTTTACTTGATGATGCCCGCAACGGTTTCAGGAATGGAAACTTTGTTTGTTCGCCGTTTTGTCTTGAGGCTTTGATGGGAATGCTTGCTGCTCGAGCCGAAGGCAAAACTTTGCAACAGTTGTTGGAATTCCTTGGACATGAAACTCTTGACCAGGTTCTTTACGAGTCGCCAAGTGCCAAACTCCTTGCACAACTTTTATCAAACCAAGGCCGTGGAGGAGATGCTGGTCCTGATATTGGCTTTGCAAATGGTGCTTGGTTAGACAAGAAACTGATGGATCAAGTTCTATCTTGTTATAAAGAGGTTATGCAAAGTGTTTACAAAACAGAACCCAGTTTTGTAGACTTTAAAAACAAGGTACATGCTTTAATCCATATAttgctttctttcttttctattaaatatatatacatatataattaaaccaaagttattttagttattatattattaaactcAACTTCTTATTGGATAATAATCTATTAATCCATGTGTCAATGATTACGTATATAAATTTAGGGGTCTAATGTGTCAAGAATAAAGTGTATAACCGAATGGAAGTTATTTTCGGTTATAGGCAGTTAGGATTATGAAAGGACATGTCTGTTAGAAAAGAAGTGTCTGTTAGAAAGTTACCCTTTAGTGAAAGGGTGTGTTGTTTCGTATGTGTCTATTGGGTAATTATAAATACCCATGTAAAGTCCATTTGTAAGAATGTGAAGAACAAGAAGAACGCGTCGTGCGTTCAAGTGTTGTGTAATAAGAAGATAAGTTTAGTGTGTATTGTTCTGTGTTCGTGAGACAAGAGGGACGAGGGACCAACAGTGGCATCAGAGCCAAGGTCGTTCGAATCAGAGAGAAGAGAGAAACCAACGATTCAAGAGGAATCATTTTAGAGAAGAAAGACAGAGAAGAAAATTGATTCAGAGGAATCGATGAGAAAGCCGATCAAGTGAAGATCGAATTTGAAGAAGAAACCGCCGCCACACTGTGTGTTGCCGGAGAAGAAAGGGTAACCGCCATAGAAACCGATTAGCCACCAACGCaagagaaagaaaggaaagacTGATTATCAGAAAAGTTGCAAACCCTAAGTTTGTGAGTGAAACGTTGATTAACCACCATTTGATTCgaagatcaaaagaaaaaagaaggagGATTGGATTTTGCCCTAATTTACCTACTGAAGAAGAAAAGGGAAGAAGCAACAGTTATATTGGGAAAGGAAAAAAGGAACGAGCAGTTTTTTGGATTAAAGGGCGTGACATTTGTTTTGAAGAGAAGCCCACCATAAGTGAAAGCCCAAGGAATAAACATTAACAGGTTTTATTGTTACCTTTTTCAATActtgttaattttatttctattagAAGAATAAGATAAAGGAAAATATAGAATTTTTCTATTACAATTCGCGTTAGGAAAACGTTgaaattgtttgaagaaaaattGTGGTTAGACGAAAGTTAAGTTCAACGATTGTTAGAATTATTTTGGTTTTAGAAGAAAACTAAATTGAAATAATATGGCGGGAGATAAAAATGGAAACAACAATCATGTTGTTGCCATACCGTTATCATCCTATCAATGTCCAATTCTAAACAGTACGAACTATACGTTATGGGCCataaaaatgaagaagatacTTGTAGCAAATGGAATTTGGGATTTACTAGAAGGAACGAGTACATCAAAAGAGATAGATATAAAAAGGGATAGTTCTGCATCTGCATATCTATTCCAAGGATTGCCCGAAGATTTGCAAATGCAAGTTGCGGGATGtgaaacaacaaaacaaatttgGGACTCGTTAAAGTCCAGATTTGTTGGGACAGAAGATGTTCAACAAGCGCACTCGCAACAATTGAAGTCAGAATTTGAGAGACTcgtgatgaaagaagatgaatcaATAGATTCATTTGCCGGAAAATTGATGACCATTGTTACAAAGGCTGCTACATGTGAATTGACATTTGATAAACAAACGAAAGTACGGAAATTACTCAACGCAGTACCAGATAAGTTTATACCAATAGTAGCAACCATTGAAATGGTTGTTGATTTTAAGGAAGCGAAACTGGAGGAGGTTATTGGGAAACTTAAGACTTACGAAGAAAGGCTTGAGTTTAGAAAAGAAAGTGGAGAAGACAATAGTGAAAAGTTGTTGTTCACACGTCAAGGGAATGGCAGAAATTATGAACGCAACTATGGGAACAATAGAGGAAGGGGTGGTAATCAGACACGAGGAAGAGGCCAAGGAAGATTCATGAGAGATAATAGAAATGAAGATAGTTTCGATCGATGGAAGAAAAGCCCTGGAGATCAAAACTATCCAAGAAGACAACTTAAGGACATACAATGTTATAATTGTCAAGATTTTGGACACTTTGCTGCAAATTgtccaaaaccaaaccatagaGAAGATAAGGCAAACCTTGTGTTCGAAGATGACGAACCAGCGCTATTGATGGTTACTACTAAGGATGAAAAAGAGACAACGTCCTTAAAACAAGAGAAGCGAAGAAATGAAATTCTCATTAAGGAAGATGAAATTCCAAAAGGAAAGTTCGAAGAGATGAGATCAGAAATAGAAAGTGACTTAAGAAGTAAACTAGAGTTTTGGAAGTTTGAATTACTCCAAGACTTTGAGATGGAGAAACAAGAGTTcgagaaaaaaatgaaagatagaGAGATAGCATTTGAGAAACAAATGTGAAAAAAGATAGAGAACCTGAAGAAGATAAGAGATTGCACAAGCAAAGAGATAAAAGAGTTAAAGACAAAAAGAGAAACGTTTGAGAAAGAAAACCATGGAGTTTTTTTCGGATAAGAAACTCCTAGAAGAAGAACCAAGAATTGACGATGGTGAATGCAAGAAGCATCAAGAGACGCCATCAAGATTTCAAAAGGAAAGCAAGATTGAGAAAGACATCAAGTCAAGAACCAAGAAAGTTGAATACGAAGATCGTGATAAAGGAAACATATTGTTGGAGATTCAAGACTATGAGATAATACAAATGATGGAAGATACCGAAAAAGTTAACAACAATGATCTAGACGAGATTGAAGACAAGGAAGAAAGTAGCCAAATCAAGGAAGAAATTCAAGACATACTTCGTATTAAAGATCAAGACAAAGAAAGTGGAAACAAGCCAAAGTTCAAGGATAAAAACAATGAAGCACTTGAAGAAGTGAAGTCATGGATTAATAAATTAGGGGGGAGTATTGGATAATAATCTATTAATCCATGTGTCAATAATTACGTATATAAGTTTAGGGGTCTAATGTGTCAAGAATAAAGTGTATAACCGAATGGAAGTTATTTTCGGTTATAGGCAGTTAAGATTATGAAAGGACATGTCTGTTAGAAAAGAAGTGTATGTTAGAAAGTTACCCTTTAGTGAAAGGGTGTGTTGTTTCGTATGTGTCTATTGGGTAATTATAAATTCCCATGTAAAGTCCATTTGTAAGAACGTGAAGAACAAGAAGAACGCGTCGTGCGTTCAAGTGTTGTGTAATAAGAAGATAAGTTTAGTGTGTATTGTTCTGTGTTCGTGAGACAAGAGGGACGAGGGACCAACACTTCTTTTATATGTAAAGATTGAAGCAGCCAGAATAATAAATTCATGGGTAAACGAGAAAACTAGGGGTTTGATCCCCGCTATGATGATTTGGAACGTGTGGCGGTTGTCCATGCGAACGCTCTATATTTCAAAGGATTGTGGCATGATGATCCCTTTGATGCAACACGTACAAAGGAGAAAGACTTTCATCTCATTAACGACGGAGAGACGACTGTTTCAATCCCCTTCATGACTAGCCGTCACTCGTTCAGTTATGGATCTTTTAGAAGTTGCAAGATCCTTCAAATTCCATAAAAAAGTGATGAAGGCGAATCGAAGAAATTTTCCATGTATATCTTTCTCCCAGACAGGAAAGATGGGTTGCAGGAACTACTAGAAGCTTTTCATTCTGATCCTGCTTTATTTCATCGTAATTTTAACCTTAAAGCCGAGTCATTTGATGAGCTCTGGATACCCAAATTCAAGATATCTTATAGATTTGAAGCTCAAGATGTTATGAAACAGTTGGGACTGATTTTGCCTTTTGATCCTTATAATATGGCCGGGGCTTACCAGGATGATAGAAGTTGTGAATCCGGGAGATGATTTGCTATATGTCAAGAAAGTAATTCAGAAGTGTTTTATAGAAGTTGACGAAACAGGAACAAAAGCTGCTGCTTGTGAAGAAAGTGACGAAGACATGGGATATAGTATTTGGGATCCTCCGCCTCCAAACCCAAGGTTTGTGGCAGACCATCCGTTCATGTTCATGATAAGGGAAGACACTTCTCAAGCTGTTTTCTTCATGGGAGTGGTACTCGATCCCCGTGCCACGGATCAATTATAAATGGTTGTTTAGActttattttaaactttttggATATTTCATGTTTCCGTCCATGAGGTGTGCGTTGTTTAGACTTTATTCTCTTTCTGTTTTATACAGTATTTGTTTCATTGATGTCATGATGAGTTAGTATGAGTCGTTTAAACATAACTTAAATTTGCCACTCTGATATTTTTTGAAATACCTTCATCCCCTGTGGTGATACTAAGATTTTTTTGTTTCCCTTTAATCTAATCCGAGTTGTGTTTTAAAATATCCCCTTTTTGTTTCAAGTCGTGGTTAATAATTTGCCTAGCTCAGTCCTTTTTGGATTGGTCTAATTTGTCTAGTTCTGTCTGGTTCGTCATTCATGTTACATTGTCTGATTGTCATCAAAACGGTTGGTGAAATATTGATTGGATACAGGGTACAGAAACAATCATACTGAAAATTATTTAGATGAGAGTAAACATGATTactatgaaaattattttatctcaataatatatatatactggttTGTCCACTCGGAAACAACCCACTGAAGAGATGTATCTAGAAAGAACGCAGTAAAGATCCCAGGATTGGTGCAGactattattatgattttgtttgCACAATCAACTATCAGATGGATGTTAAGGCACAgttaagaaaagataaaatgaaGTTATGGTATCTcgtttttggttttatttagaCGAGAGTAAACCATGAGCTTTGCTATTTGTCATGAAGCTCTTTCCTGTTGGGGAATTTCAAGTTACAAGGGTAAGAAATCAATAACCAGATATCTCTTTGTATTGTGATATCACTTTCCGAAAACAACAATTCGACCCTATCTGCCTGGGTTACACGAATTTTGTTTTGGGATAATACAAAGAGTAATGTTCTAGATTTTGGCAGATTTCTAGAACCCGTTCGCTAGAGAGTATTTcgtgttttttatatattttctcacaTATCTTTCTCTTTCTGAGACACCCAAAGAATGTTATATTCAAAGAGAGAACAAAAGTTCACAACGTTGAGTTGTTACTCGTACTTCTTCCATGCAGCTCATGCAtgcatatatgcatatatatatatatatatatatatatataatatggcaAGCTCTAGTAATAGCATTGATGGCATAGTTCATCAAATAAGACTTTTTATATGTTAACTGGAAAATGAAATTGTTCTAGAAATGAAATGTGTGAAGACTTTCCAAATCACTATTGATTTTTCCATTCTAGTATTGCACATGATGACTTTATTTCCAAAACaagtaaaagttattttttcatCATGTCAAATTTGTCTAACACTATTGCCATTTCATTTTCACATTCACAatcattttcaaagttttcatgcTTGTAAATTTCATGTAGAAAAACGTTTTTATTATGTTATCAAAGATTGTCaatcaattattaaaaaatcaatactAGCCATCAATTATTATAATGCTTTTGGGTCCGGGATGTCATTCACTTAATGGGCGTACACCTCGTACCTCCAAACTCATATCCAAGTGTCATAACCAAATCCCTCAATTACACTAAATTAATTACATTTCCTATCATTATCGATGAGTCTTTTAAACTTAAGTTAAATTTGCCGCcctgatttttataaaaataccttCATACCCTGTATATCATACCTCTGTCACTGATTTTGGGCCATTTTAAGATGCTTTAAGGTGTTGgtattaatttaacaaaaagttaAACTTCACAAGTttattagaagaataaaaacTACCCACtacttgcaaaaaaaaaaaaaaggacacaAACCTTCTTTGACTAAAATTAAAGAACTACTCATGGACTTCATGCTAAATTGTTGGCTCCGCTTGCACTATAACAACCATGCTTGGTTGTCTTGGGCCGACTCCTTCTGCTTGATGTGCTGTTGTGGATCAACATGTGGGCTTGGGTTTCTTTGGCTAACATCCTCCCCTTCTTCAGGAAAGTATAAATCTTGTATGCATTATCATTGACCTTAGCAAGGACACAAAAAAGGACACAAACCTTCTTTGAAGGAAGTCGTGCCTATCGTCAGTGTACCCAAACTAAATCACCCGGCTGGAAGTCTGGAATAAGATGTGTTTGCGTCCCTTAATTATATCGACGATATTTCAGCAGTTCATTTTGCTTTGTAATTCGATCATGTACCTGCTAATGGATTCTTTTAATATCAGCTACCACTTTGCATCTCCCTCTGTACTAAATTTGGTAAAAGGTCTTCCCACTGTTTACAGTTAGACCTGAGAAGAGCACGTAATAATGAACCAAGAGTACGATTCTTACCTCTGTCTGGCTGTTGGTTTGGGGATTATGAGAAGGGCTAAACTTTAGTGTGGTACCCAATTTACGCCATGAACTGTACAAGGTTTAATTTGGATGCTCCTAGTTTTTTAGAACTCTTATATCCAGAAACAAATTGAAACTTTGAGTCTTAGAAATAATGCTAATACTTTAACATACTACATTTAGGCTTTAAGTCATTCACCTTCATTATGAATATtagagaaaataaataaatgatgaaAGTGGCCATGAACACAAACATTTATGGTTATTTCGGGTCCTTTTGTGCATATATTCTGGTATAGCATTATGCAGAAACTACTAACTATCAACATCACATATGTCGGCTCCCAAGGAATTGGCAATAAATAAATGCATATGAAATAGACATTAAACGTTTTAGAGAAGCTTTTTGTGGTGAAATCACTATTTTTAATGGActgaaaaaacaaatagaatCGCATGAGAAAGATCTGAATGTGTCTAACTCAAGGTGTACTATACATGTTTGCATATAAACAGCATCACATATAAGTTTGTGCTTGCATGATAACGAGTTACTATTCTGAACTAGTCATGAAAGATGAATATGCATTACGCATGCACACACAAAACAGACAATGATCCACATGCATGAAAGAAAGAGGGGTGTACGTTGAAATGGGCAGGTCAAGCAAGATGGATAACGGGTCAGTCAAAATGGGTAATCTTTTTGTTTGGTCAAAACAGAACATGTTGGGCAGACCAATCCACGAACAATTTATATTCTTATTAACTTCATGGATAATTTATATTCTTATTAACTTGATGGATAAGTAATAGTATAATGAAATAAACACATTCTTAATAAAGCGATTAGTTTGTTGCGTTTGATTACCTTCTGACTTTCAACCAGTTTGACCGGCCTCCTTgatccagtttagttaaaacatTGGTTCAATTCATTGGCCCCTTCAGAGATACTGTACAACATATCCTCTAAACACATTGTCCCATTGTTCCATCATTGGTGAGTGGTGACAAATTGcattattttatatgataaCTAGTcataatacccgtacgatgtacggtagttatatagatagtatcataaagaaattcataTGTCTCATaaatgattcgtgagtatggaATAAGTTGtagttaaagtaaatcgatgatcgaagctCAATTATAacaaacagtaatgataaatataatatatgtttaattagttaaatcttattttagtttattggtagattttgGTATTATAATGGTCACAACAACGCATAAAAAACGTTATATGCTATATACAATACAACGGtttgatataataatatgtCATGCATTACTATATTTGTTAATGTTAGTGTAATATGTCTCAaagtatcataaagaaatttcatatatttttactATACATAACTctaatgttattttaatttgatctataaaatataaaagaatacAAAAGCCAATGTTGTGCAGTGATAATAAATCAAATATCAATCATAATAACGATTTTGGATAAGAACCCTATacaatcaaaaacatatatattaaactatGTAATACAGTATAATTTACAACCAAGGGAGACCTACGTGATAATGGCTGCAAACATAGAAAGCAGCAGCCGAATAGATAAGGTTAATCAATATCGAATTCAAGAATTTGGATAtataataattcatatataGTAATAGACATATTTtataggtaaatatataatattatattaattaattattaagtatGAGTATTTGATAATTATAAGGAAATTATAAATTAGAGGATATTAAGAATGTTAGATACAATGTAGTGCTAGATTTGTTAGTGTGgatgtaattattattaaggTAAGGTGAGGGGTCAAGATGTAACTTGTTATTTTAGACTAGTATAAATACCCCCTACCTTCTTCTCTATTGGAACCTTTGACACTATTCTATTAAAACACCTTTTTCTCTCATATTTTCTCAGAACACATACTACACACATATATTCTTACATATGCATACTAACATGAATTTCCATGTTttacaaataatttaaaagggACACATGTCACCTAAAGAATGAGCCAAGTGTCTATAAAAGAAAACCTATTGgtagttaataataataagattaagtGTTCAATTTTAGGAAGGGCCGAAtagaaaactatttttttaattcaatatcCGACATCAATCAACATCAACATATGATATAAAATTCTTCCAATATTTTAAGATTATATTGTATTCCAAAAGAAACGTCCGTATAATAGGAAAAGATTACGAGATTAACATATTCTACTTAGAAAAAATATGTCAGAAATTtcctatataaaataattttaaatccgctatatatttatttacgaAAAATATTGAGACAAAATTCCCTAAGAAGATGGGTGGAGAACGCAGCAGTAAGAAACTAAAGACGGAAGATCGGAAAAAGCTTATCTCCACAAGCATTTTTTCAGCCAAAACCAGTACAGTACGTAATCAGATTCTATTTTTTTATGCatgcctttatatatatatatatatatataattcttgtTGTACGTATGTAGAAAAATTTGTACGGATGGGACAAAAACTACTTCAATTGGTATAACTAGGAACAAGACtcaatatatttgtaaaactagGAAGTCCGGTGTTGAAGACACCGAACTTGCCCACGTGGACAAAAACTACCTCAATTGGCATCAAACCGCACATGCTTTCTGAGTGCCACCTAGACCAAGTTCGGTGTCTACAACACCGGACTTCAATGTACGTGGACAAGTTCGGTGTCTACAACACCGGACTTCctagttttacaaatatattggGAGAAGTTCCTAGTTACACCAATGGCGGAAAATATAGTCCtatccgtacaaaaaattcgTTGTATGTAGGGTTAGTTTATATGCATGATGATGATCAGGAGAATTTCATGAAGTGCAGGTTGCCACAAGAATTTTACTTGATGATGCCCACAACGGTTTCAAGGATGGGAATTTCGTTTGTTCCCCGTTTTCACTTGAGACCGTGTTGGGAATGCTTGCTGCTGGAGCCGAAGGCGAAACTTTGGAACAGTTGTTGGAGTTCCTTGGACATGAAACTGTTGACCACCTTCTTTCCGACTCACCAAGTGCCAAACTTCTTGCACAACTTTTCTCTGACACAGACTCTCGAGAAGCAGGTCTTGAAATCGTCTTAGCAAATGGTATTTGGGTAGACAAGAAACTCATCACTCGTGTTCAATCTCGTTACAAAGAGGTTCTGCAATGTGTTTACAAAACAGAAGCCAAGTTTGTGGACTTTGAAAACATGGTACATGCTTTTATGTTCAcatcttctttctttctatatatataaacccaatttatatttaaaactagTTTTATGTGTGAAGCCTCATGGATCagcaaaaaatataaattcatgGGTAAACGAGAAAACTAGAGGTTTGATCCCCACTATTGTTGATGGCGGAGATTTGAAAGACGATGTGGTGATTGCACTGGTGAATGCCTTGTATTTTAAAGGATTGTGGTCTAAACCGTTTGATGCAAAAAAGACTAAGGTGAAAGACTTTCATCTCGTTAATGGGGAGACTGTTTCGATCCCCTTTATGACTAGCCAAAAGCAATTCAACTATGGTTGTTTTGAAGGTTGCAAGATCCTCCAAATTCCATATGAAAGTGAAGGCCAATCCAATGAATTCTCTATGTATATTTTCCTCCCTGATAGGAAAGATGGATTGCAGGAACTACTCAAAGTTTTCCATTCTGATCCTGCTTTATTCCATGAAGATTTTTACCTTGAACCACGCTTTTTAGAAAAGCTTTGGATACCCAAGTTCAAGATATCGTGTGCTTTTGAAGCTGATAATGCTGTGAAACAAATGGGACTGACATTGCCTTTCAAACGTACAAATAAGGAGTTTAGACGGATAGTGCAGCCAACTGGGCCAGAAGATAATATTTATGTCTCAAAAATACTTCATAAATCTTTTATTGAAATTGATGAGACAGGAACAGAAGCTGCTGCCGTTTCTTGCCTATTCATGGGATTACCCGGGTGTACAGCATACTGTCCACCTCCGCCTCCACCGGCAAGGTTTGTGGCAGACCATCCGTTCTTGTTCATGATAAGGGAAGTCACTTCTCAAGCTGTTTTCTTCATCGGTGTGGTACTCAATCCCCATGCTACGGATTGATTATAAATGATTGTTTAGGCTTTATTTCAAACCTTTTTGGATATCTCGTGTTTCCATTGATTGCCTTTATGGCAATTGATGTCATGATAAGTTAGTATTGAGTCTTTTAGTGTTACTTAAAATTTGCCTctaaattttataacaatacCTTAATCCCCTGTATATT
The Erigeron canadensis isolate Cc75 chromosome 2, C_canadensis_v1, whole genome shotgun sequence DNA segment above includes these coding regions:
- the LOC122588241 gene encoding serpin-Z3-like, whose translation is MIEVVNPGDDLLYVKKVIQKCFIEVDETGTKAAACEESDEDMGYSIWDPPPPNPRFVADHPFMFMIREDTSQAVFFMGVVATRILLDDAHNGFKDGNFVCSPFSLETVLGMLAAGAEGETLEQLLEFLGHETVDHLLSDSPSAKLLAQLFSDTDSREAGLEIVLANGIWVDKKLITRVQSRYKEVLQCVYKTEAKFVDFENMPHGSAKNINSWVNEKTRGLIPTIVDGGDLKDDVVIALVNALYFKGLWSKPFDAKKTKVKDFHLVNGETVSIPFMTSQKQFNYGCFEGCKILQIPYESEGQSNEFSMYIFLPDRKDGLQELLKVFHSDPALFHEDFYLEPRFLEKLWIPKFKISCAFEADNAVKQMGLTLPFKRTNKEFRRIVQPTGPEDNIYVSKILHKSFIEIDETGTEAAAVSCLFMGLPGCTAYCPPPPPPARFVADHPFLFMIREVTSQAVFFIGVVLNPHATD